One genomic segment of Catalinimonas alkaloidigena includes these proteins:
- a CDS encoding DUF5676 family membrane protein, giving the protein MGDMAGTEVMKINNQKKKAVMQHINIKKFALAWGVAGAIFYLGCIILMATVGREGTILFFNSLLHGLDTSAVIRMDVPWTEALIGLVEMFILGWLFGALVASVYNISFNKKYR; this is encoded by the coding sequence ATGGGGGACATGGCGGGCACAGAAGTCATGAAGATAAACAATCAAAAAAAGAAAGCGGTCATGCAACACATCAACATTAAGAAATTCGCATTAGCCTGGGGAGTGGCAGGGGCCATATTTTACCTGGGTTGTATTATTTTAATGGCAACAGTAGGCCGTGAGGGGACCATCTTGTTTTTTAATAGCCTGTTACACGGGCTGGATACAAGTGCTGTAATTAGAATGGACGTGCCCTGGACTGAAGCCTTAATAGGTCTGGTAGAAATGTTTATATTAGGCTGGTTGTTTGGTGCCCTGGTAGCATCCGTCTATAACATCTCGTTTAATAAAAAGTACCGCTGA